CGTTCGTATCCCTTTCCCGTTTTCGCGTAATCATGATCCTCTTCTCCGCTCCCGGAGGCACATATACCCAGAACAGCTTTATCGTCTCCGAGCTCGTTGACGAACGTATGCCCAACGCCAAGCGGAACGTAGACTATCGCGCCTGACTGGAACGTTTCATCGCCTATTATCGCCTTCCCCTTCCCGGAGGCCGCGTAGAGTATCTCCTCGGAGGTGAGGTGCACGTGTTTGGGATGGGCCACCGTATGCGGATAGATTATGGTCGCGCCGAACGTGGCCTATTTCGAGGCGAGGTTCCCCTCCACCTGCTCCGGCGACGCGAATATCTTTATGAATCGCTCATAGGGCTGTGGTAGTTTCACG
The genomic region above belongs to Candidatus Bathyarchaeia archaeon and contains:
- a CDS encoding cupin domain-containing protein gives rise to the protein MIYPHTVAHPKHVHLTSEEILYAASGKGKAIIGDETFQSGAIVYVPLGVGHTFVNELGDDKAVLGICASGSGEEDHDYAKTGKGYERACHSQILFGCNPP